In one Nitrososphaera viennensis EN76 genomic region, the following are encoded:
- a CDS encoding ABC transporter ATP-binding protein: MENNNNSCISVSQLRMDYGRVRAVDGVSFDVGYGRVFGFLGPNGAGKTTTIKVLTTLVHPTSGDVQIFGRDVVKHAREIKKRIGVVLQEPSFEGNVTVEKSLDLYGMMWGVPGEKRRDRVRELLEQFDLSEIRGMKNDELSIGQRRRVQVAREFMHDMDLLFLDEPTVGLDPAARRLLLDYVKRHVHGGLTVFFTTHIMEEVEYLCDEIAIINKGRMMAIDTPAGLKQKYGGIKAVEIKLKDVTAQSAMSIISSIANDGGQSVIEVPAKDTVRISSKDAQDVLVRAIEALARNGVQMEMVSVNPPTLEEVFLTVVNSGGDGARSSS; the protein is encoded by the coding sequence ATGGAAAACAACAACAATAGTTGCATCAGCGTTTCGCAGCTGCGCATGGACTATGGCCGCGTAAGGGCCGTGGACGGCGTGTCGTTTGACGTCGGCTATGGCAGGGTGTTCGGGTTCCTCGGCCCAAACGGCGCAGGCAAGACCACCACCATCAAGGTGCTGACAACACTTGTGCACCCCACTTCCGGCGACGTCCAGATATTTGGCAGGGACGTCGTGAAACACGCAAGGGAGATAAAAAAGCGAATAGGGGTAGTCCTTCAGGAGCCAAGCTTTGAGGGAAACGTGACCGTGGAAAAGTCCCTCGACCTGTACGGCATGATGTGGGGCGTGCCGGGCGAAAAGAGGCGCGACAGGGTGCGCGAGCTTTTGGAGCAGTTTGACCTGTCCGAGATCCGCGGCATGAAGAACGACGAGCTTTCGATAGGCCAGAGGAGGCGCGTGCAGGTCGCAAGGGAGTTCATGCACGACATGGACCTCTTGTTCTTGGACGAGCCCACGGTCGGACTCGACCCTGCGGCAAGGCGCCTGCTCCTCGACTACGTCAAGAGGCACGTGCACGGCGGCCTGACCGTGTTTTTCACGACGCACATCATGGAAGAGGTGGAATACCTGTGCGACGAGATTGCGATAATCAACAAGGGCAGGATGATGGCGATAGACACGCCGGCGGGCCTGAAGCAAAAGTACGGCGGGATAAAGGCAGTCGAGATCAAACTGAAGGACGTAACCGCGCAGTCGGCCATGAGCATCATAAGCTCGATAGCCAATGATGGCGGCCAGTCGGTCATCGAAGTCCCTGCAAAGGACACGGTAAGGATAAGCTCCAAGGACGCGCAGGACGTGCTTGTCAGGGCGATAGAGGCGCTTGCAAGAAACGGCGTCCAGATGGAAATGGTGTCTGTCAACCCGCCGACGCTTGAAGAAGTTTTCCTGACCGTGGTAAACAGCGGCGGCGATGGCGCTAGATCTTCATCCTGA
- a CDS encoding carboxylate-amine ligase: MARSKIFKQADELKSRIRRHAGRRDETFRVGVEIEMCLLDGKDGRPANAAPVIEHLSRRHLIDYEYGICQLEFKTGPVSMGEIEGLNLQFEEFIEHLERAVKKAGRDVIPVFLGANPSPFALADGLITPKPRYARLARWQKKLPDIEMDGQKFRAVHVASAIQGFHLRLQGRNPHFTAMMFNHILNLIPSVILLGANSRLFAGRVFSLHEPRLFMYDQSEQQNSGFPGIPRYLAGVEDYIDYIISRKPVIAKDYLEMEKERHDDCRIRLNASSYRVETRVMSVQPTPRTMMAMIELFIGYLQKAIHEERELRPLAALREERQSVVRSGFGAKTHFDVAQTARHQIELAKKGLADLGIKPAFLNILESRIENRTTAGEYVAHLWQTKFNGSIEKTLAEVIADVWEKTRNNRPIF, from the coding sequence TTGGCGCGCTCGAAAATCTTCAAGCAGGCAGACGAGCTCAAGTCGCGCATCAGGAGGCACGCCGGAAGGCGCGACGAGACTTTTCGCGTCGGAGTCGAGATCGAGATGTGCCTGCTCGACGGAAAAGACGGCAGGCCGGCAAACGCAGCCCCCGTGATAGAGCACCTGTCGCGCCGGCACCTGATAGACTATGAGTACGGCATCTGCCAGCTTGAATTCAAGACCGGCCCCGTGTCGATGGGCGAGATCGAGGGCCTGAACCTGCAGTTTGAGGAATTCATCGAGCACCTTGAAAGGGCGGTGAAAAAAGCCGGCAGGGACGTGATACCTGTATTCCTCGGCGCAAACCCGTCGCCCTTTGCCCTTGCCGACGGCCTGATAACTCCCAAGCCCCGCTACGCAAGGCTTGCGCGCTGGCAGAAAAAGCTTCCCGACATCGAGATGGACGGGCAAAAGTTCAGGGCGGTGCACGTCGCGTCGGCCATCCAGGGCTTCCACCTCCGCCTGCAGGGCAGAAACCCGCATTTCACGGCAATGATGTTCAACCACATCCTCAACCTGATACCGTCCGTGATACTGCTTGGCGCAAACAGCCGGCTCTTTGCCGGCAGGGTGTTCTCGCTCCACGAGCCGCGTCTGTTCATGTACGACCAGTCCGAGCAGCAGAACTCTGGGTTTCCCGGCATACCGCGCTACCTTGCAGGCGTGGAGGACTACATCGACTACATCATTTCAAGAAAGCCCGTCATTGCCAAGGATTATCTCGAGATGGAAAAGGAGCGGCACGACGACTGCCGCATACGGCTGAACGCCAGCTCGTACAGGGTCGAGACGAGGGTCATGTCGGTCCAGCCGACGCCCCGGACCATGATGGCCATGATAGAGCTCTTTATCGGCTACCTGCAAAAGGCGATACACGAAGAGCGCGAGCTTCGGCCGCTTGCCGCACTCAGGGAGGAGCGCCAGTCGGTGGTGAGGTCGGGCTTTGGCGCCAAGACGCACTTTGACGTCGCCCAGACTGCCAGGCACCAGATAGAACTTGCGAAAAAGGGGCTTGCAGACCTTGGGATAAAACCCGCGTTTCTCAACATCCTTGAGAGCAGGATTGAAAACAGGACCACCGCCGGCGAGTACGTGGCACATTTGTGGCAGACAAAGTTTAATGGTTCCATTGAAAAGACGCTTGCAGAAGTGATTGCAGACGTGTGGGAAAAGACGCGGAACAACAGGCCGATATTCTGA
- a CDS encoding CBS domain-containing protein translates to MDKESALTTVESIMTRPPLDTAGPSKSIQDIAIQMKEKGRGGIIIVDDDAKPIGIITERDIVRKVLAEYKDPKNVRASDVMSQPLVTVGPEVHVSEASLIMAKYNIRRLPIVVDNRLTGIVTLKDLGKKMYEKSRREDPELMYMSQFPLLAQ, encoded by the coding sequence ATGGATAAAGAGAGCGCTCTCACAACAGTAGAATCGATAATGACGCGCCCCCCGTTGGACACTGCTGGCCCCTCAAAATCCATCCAAGATATTGCAATTCAGATGAAAGAAAAGGGCAGAGGAGGAATAATAATAGTCGATGACGATGCCAAGCCCATTGGGATAATTACAGAAAGAGACATTGTTAGAAAGGTACTGGCAGAATACAAGGATCCGAAAAACGTGCGGGCATCAGATGTCATGTCGCAACCTCTTGTCACAGTAGGACCTGAAGTGCACGTTTCTGAAGCCTCGCTAATAATGGCGAAATACAACATACGGAGGCTGCCAATAGTTGTAGATAACAGGCTGACTGGCATAGTAACATTGAAGGACCTTGGCAAGAAAATGTACGAGAAATCAAGAAGAGAAGATCCCGAGCTAATGTACATGTCGCAATTTCCTCTCTTGGCACAATAG
- a CDS encoding DEAD/DEAH box helicase — translation MPTTSVVAVAALDQVIHAKFSREGFTELTAIQKKALPVISRKINCLLVAPTGSGKTEAAVMPVFSMLSHAKGEKGTIRAMYITPLRALNNDVLRRIVKYAESDGLRVEIRHGDTTAAAKKKIVDNPPDVLITTPESLAVVLTSDKMLAALKGLEYVIIDEVHELVPSERGSHLSISLERLQAVSQRQVSRIGLSATVGNLKEAAQFVSGAGRKHAVLVDGSARGYDIDVKYVKGSLNNVAHFVVQYVKESRVEGSVLLFTNTRDEAEYLGTMLKNQSDVKVDIHHGSLSKEMREETEHTLRAGEAGIVVCTSSLELGLDIGSVDLVIHYGSPRQVSKLMQRIGRSRHKQRTFAKGLIVTNNADDEIEALAIINRMKQGSMEEQKMHEGALDAMAHHLVGLAMQKRDPVKVEDAYELVTRAHPFRNVSLFDLESCLDILAGHNVIKFDRENRTYTRKVKAYKYYFENLSMIPHVLKFEVIDTISKRRIGTLDQQFVGDYGERGNVFVLKGSQWRVLSVDEGRMVVNVEPLHGAAINIPYWVGEMIPVDARTAEEVGGIRNRAAKGVVKLSTDLIENARQQLGVIPDAKNVVVESFTARNMLVMHSAFGSKVNNTLASLLSTILSSQLGYVVESRSDAYRIMLTSSARMAKGRIEAALNDVYDLEPVIIASLAGTHQINWKVWMVAKRFGMIAREAVYDKKAARMIYDRYSKTPVSSESIRELIHDKYDIEQTRKVLADIKEGSIKMHWLEVTKFSDLARPIMEHSAKSAAAPQSIEKGAIELVKERLEKTKHRLVCIRCGKWERVMETRKAPEEIACPSCRSKLVTATFWSDYDMSKIIQRRLAGGKLSEEENHRFERAWKVASLVNNFGRKALVVLAGHGVGADTAARILRNYIDDDQVYRSIYEAEKQYVITRGFWND, via the coding sequence ATGCCGACGACAAGCGTAGTAGCAGTAGCAGCTCTTGACCAGGTAATCCACGCCAAGTTTTCCAGGGAAGGCTTTACAGAGCTAACCGCGATCCAGAAAAAGGCGCTCCCAGTCATTTCCAGAAAGATAAACTGCCTGCTGGTTGCGCCCACCGGCTCAGGCAAGACCGAGGCGGCGGTTATGCCCGTGTTTTCGATGCTGTCGCACGCAAAGGGCGAGAAGGGCACAATCAGGGCGATGTACATAACGCCGCTGCGCGCCCTCAACAACGACGTGCTCCGCAGGATCGTGAAATACGCAGAGTCAGACGGCCTGCGGGTGGAGATACGGCACGGCGACACCACGGCGGCGGCAAAAAAGAAAATAGTGGACAACCCGCCCGACGTCCTGATAACCACGCCCGAGTCGCTTGCAGTGGTCCTGACAAGCGACAAGATGCTTGCCGCCCTTAAGGGGCTTGAATACGTCATCATCGACGAGGTGCACGAGCTCGTGCCTTCCGAGCGCGGGTCGCACCTGTCAATATCTTTGGAGCGGCTGCAGGCCGTGTCGCAGAGGCAGGTTTCGAGGATAGGGCTTTCTGCCACCGTAGGAAACCTGAAGGAGGCCGCGCAGTTTGTGTCAGGCGCAGGCAGGAAACACGCGGTGCTGGTGGACGGCTCGGCAAGGGGCTATGACATTGACGTGAAATATGTAAAGGGCTCGCTCAACAACGTCGCCCATTTCGTGGTCCAGTACGTGAAGGAAAGCAGGGTGGAAGGCTCTGTCCTTCTGTTTACAAACACCCGCGACGAGGCAGAGTACCTGGGCACGATGCTGAAAAACCAGTCTGATGTCAAGGTGGACATCCACCACGGCTCGCTGTCAAAGGAGATGCGCGAAGAAACAGAGCATACGCTGCGCGCAGGCGAGGCAGGGATAGTGGTGTGCACGAGCTCTCTGGAGCTTGGCCTTGACATAGGCTCTGTCGACCTTGTGATACACTACGGCTCGCCAAGGCAGGTTTCAAAACTGATGCAGAGGATAGGGCGCAGCAGGCACAAGCAGCGCACCTTTGCCAAGGGTCTGATAGTCACGAACAACGCCGACGACGAGATAGAGGCGCTTGCAATAATCAACCGCATGAAGCAGGGCTCGATGGAGGAGCAAAAGATGCACGAGGGCGCGCTTGACGCGATGGCGCACCACCTAGTCGGCCTTGCGATGCAGAAGCGCGACCCCGTCAAGGTGGAAGACGCGTACGAGCTTGTGACCCGGGCGCACCCGTTCCGGAACGTCAGCCTCTTTGACCTTGAAAGCTGCCTTGACATCCTTGCCGGCCACAACGTGATAAAATTCGACAGGGAAAACCGCACGTACACGCGAAAAGTCAAGGCGTACAAGTACTACTTTGAGAACCTCTCGATGATACCCCACGTCTTAAAGTTCGAGGTCATCGACACGATAAGCAAGCGCAGGATAGGGACTCTAGACCAGCAGTTTGTAGGAGACTATGGCGAGCGCGGCAACGTCTTTGTGCTAAAGGGCTCGCAGTGGCGCGTGCTTTCGGTGGACGAGGGCAGGATGGTCGTCAACGTCGAGCCGTTGCACGGCGCGGCGATAAACATACCGTACTGGGTCGGCGAGATGATACCGGTCGACGCAAGGACGGCAGAGGAGGTCGGCGGCATCCGCAACAGGGCGGCAAAAGGAGTCGTAAAACTGTCGACCGACCTCATAGAAAATGCCAGGCAGCAGCTTGGCGTCATCCCGGACGCAAAAAACGTCGTGGTCGAAAGTTTCACTGCAAGGAACATGCTCGTGATGCACTCGGCCTTTGGGTCGAAGGTGAACAACACCCTTGCGTCCCTGCTTTCCACGATACTTTCGTCGCAGCTGGGCTACGTGGTAGAGTCGCGCTCTGACGCATACCGCATCATGCTCACGTCAAGCGCAAGGATGGCAAAGGGCAGGATTGAAGCTGCGCTAAACGACGTCTACGACCTGGAGCCGGTCATAATCGCGTCGCTTGCCGGCACGCACCAGATAAACTGGAAGGTGTGGATGGTCGCCAAGAGGTTTGGGATGATTGCAAGGGAGGCAGTCTATGACAAAAAGGCGGCGCGCATGATCTATGACCGCTATTCAAAGACGCCTGTCAGCTCCGAGTCGATAAGGGAGCTCATCCACGACAAGTACGACATCGAGCAGACAAGAAAAGTCCTTGCAGACATCAAGGAGGGCTCAATAAAGATGCACTGGCTTGAAGTCACGAAATTCTCGGACCTTGCAAGGCCGATAATGGAGCACTCTGCAAAATCTGCCGCGGCTCCCCAGAGCATCGAAAAGGGGGCGATAGAGCTCGTGAAGGAAAGGCTGGAAAAGACAAAGCACAGGCTCGTCTGCATCCGGTGCGGGAAATGGGAGCGCGTGATGGAGACAAGGAAGGCGCCGGAGGAAATAGCGTGCCCGTCGTGCAGGTCAAAGCTGGTGACTGCCACTTTCTGGTCGGACTATGACATGTCAAAGATAATCCAGCGCAGGCTTGCAGGCGGCAAGCTGTCAGAGGAGGAGAACCACCGGTTTGAGCGTGCGTGGAAGGTGGCGTCGCTTGTCAACAACTTTGGGAGGAAGGCGCTGGTCGTCCTTGCGGGCCACGGCGTCGGCGCCGACACGGCAGCAAGGATACTGCGCAACTACATCGACGACGACCAGGTGTACCGCAGCATATACGAGGCAGAAAAGCAGTACGTGATCACCCGCGGCTTTTGGAATGATTAG
- a CDS encoding DDE-type integrase/transposase/recombinase yields MTPPPTAPTRQLDRNEKAQKIVWTKGQIKRYNENHYVVQSQSGRGAYVVISTEAGWNCTCPDHSYRQVKCKHILAVEFSIELRKQVQSYVNVIPEVAVNSCKYCASENIKKDGLRHNKYGDIQVFLCKDCNRHYTVNIGFEGMRATPQMITTAMQLYFSGESLRSVQKFLRLQGVNMSHVAVYKWIKKYVALMQGYLDKITPKVSSTWRTDEMYVKVQGNMKYLYALMDDQTRFWIAQQVSESKYVQDVRPMFIDGAATAKKKPRVLISDGAQNFHVAWKKEYKDEKAVHIQHIHIKGDNNNNKMERMNGEIRDREKVMRGLKKIDTAILQGYQLYHNYFREHEGLDGKTPAEAANIQIKGANKWITVIQNASRDLIN; encoded by the coding sequence ATGACACCACCGCCAACAGCTCCGACACGACAACTAGACCGCAACGAAAAGGCGCAAAAGATTGTATGGACTAAAGGCCAAATCAAGCGTTACAACGAGAACCACTATGTTGTACAGTCGCAGTCTGGCCGCGGTGCGTACGTTGTCATATCCACAGAAGCAGGCTGGAATTGTACGTGCCCTGACCACAGCTACCGCCAAGTGAAATGCAAACACATCCTTGCAGTCGAGTTTTCGATAGAGCTGCGCAAGCAGGTGCAGTCATATGTAAACGTCATTCCAGAAGTCGCGGTAAACTCCTGCAAGTACTGCGCTTCTGAAAACATCAAGAAGGACGGCCTGCGCCACAACAAGTACGGCGACATTCAGGTATTCCTTTGCAAAGACTGCAACAGGCACTATACCGTAAACATCGGCTTTGAAGGAATGAGAGCAACCCCGCAGATGATTACAACAGCAATGCAGCTATACTTTTCTGGGGAAAGCCTGCGCTCGGTGCAGAAGTTCCTTAGACTGCAAGGTGTTAACATGAGTCATGTCGCGGTGTACAAGTGGATAAAGAAGTACGTCGCTCTGATGCAGGGCTATCTCGACAAAATCACTCCAAAAGTGTCTAGCACTTGGCGCACGGACGAAATGTATGTGAAAGTGCAAGGCAACATGAAGTACCTCTATGCCCTAATGGACGACCAGACAAGGTTCTGGATTGCGCAGCAGGTCAGCGAAAGCAAGTACGTCCAAGATGTTAGGCCGATGTTCATTGACGGCGCAGCTACGGCAAAGAAAAAGCCTCGCGTACTAATCAGTGACGGCGCGCAGAACTTCCACGTTGCATGGAAAAAGGAGTACAAGGATGAAAAAGCCGTACACATCCAGCACATCCACATCAAGGGCGACAACAATAACAACAAAATGGAACGTATGAATGGAGAGATCCGCGACCGTGAAAAGGTCATGCGCGGCCTAAAGAAAATCGACACTGCAATCTTGCAAGGGTATCAACTTTACCACAACTACTTCCGCGAACACGAAGGGTTAGATGGCAAAACACCAGCAGAAGCAGCGAACATCCAGATTAAGGGAGCTAACAAGTGGATTACTGTGATTCAGAACGCATCAAGAGACCTGATCAACTAA
- a CDS encoding DDE-type integrase/transposase/recombinase — protein MRATPQVITTCMQLYFSGESLRGIQKFLALQGIQKSHMSTYRWIAKYTSLMNEYLEKITPNVSDTWRADEVYVKVKGNLKYLFAMMDDETRFWMAQEVADSKERHDARGLFAKGKKVAGKRPAKIITDGLWSYKEAYKREFFTIANPRTIHEVSVMTKNQHDNNKMERMNGEFRDREKVMRGLKKSDTPILKGIQLYHNYFRPHEGLNGDTPASQAGIKIEGTNKWITVIQNATKLQN, from the coding sequence ATGCGCGCAACTCCGCAGGTAATAACAACCTGTATGCAGTTGTACTTCTCAGGCGAAAGTCTGCGCGGCATACAGAAATTCCTAGCATTACAGGGAATCCAGAAAAGCCACATGAGCACCTATCGCTGGATCGCCAAGTACACGAGCCTGATGAACGAATACCTAGAAAAGATAACACCGAATGTTTCAGATACTTGGAGAGCTGACGAGGTATATGTCAAGGTAAAGGGCAACCTGAAGTACCTTTTCGCCATGATGGATGACGAAACCCGGTTCTGGATGGCTCAGGAAGTTGCAGACAGCAAAGAACGCCACGATGCTAGAGGACTATTTGCAAAGGGCAAAAAAGTAGCTGGCAAAAGACCAGCGAAGATAATCACTGACGGCTTGTGGTCATATAAAGAAGCGTACAAGAGGGAATTTTTCACAATAGCAAACCCGCGTACCATCCATGAGGTAAGTGTCATGACAAAGAACCAGCACGACAACAATAAGATGGAGAGGATGAACGGTGAATTTCGCGATAGAGAAAAGGTTATGCGCGGTCTGAAAAAATCCGATACGCCAATTCTGAAAGGCATCCAGCTGTACCACAACTACTTTAGACCGCATGAAGGTCTGAACGGCGACACGCCAGCGAGCCAAGCGGGAATAAAGATTGAGGGCACCAACAAGTGGATCACCGTGATCCAAAACGCAACCAAATTGCAAAACTAG
- a CDS encoding AbrB/MazE/SpoVT family DNA-binding domain-containing protein has product MVKGEKGIVKLQKRFAYTYNDKDHFKYVVTIPEEIVNELGWKEKQELEPKVEDHKLVFKERSQAPKRH; this is encoded by the coding sequence ATGGTCAAAGGAGAAAAGGGAATCGTCAAACTGCAAAAGCGATTTGCCTACACCTACAACGATAAAGACCACTTCAAGTATGTTGTTACAATTCCAGAAGAAATCGTCAACGAGCTTGGATGGAAGGAAAAGCAGGAGCTTGAGCCTAAGGTCGAGGATCACAAGCTGGTTTTCAAGGAACGCTCTCAAGCACCTAAACGCCATTAG
- a CDS encoding HdeD family acid-resistance protein yields the protein MRTTRIAGVKSPTWVRALQIGIGAIAIVLSLAAIIYPVLTVVATLTVAAIILLLFGIENIVAGIFVYKQARAAHIGLGILVIILAVLVMAFPLGAAMFVAILAGVALMFSGFASIVAGLMGVSERATDTTPSRGARIFSVIAGALAVALSVMILAFPAFGIELVAIVIGIGLLVYGIRLVVTGISGRGQA from the coding sequence ATGAGGACAACTAGGATTGCAGGCGTAAAATCACCTACGTGGGTAAGGGCCCTGCAAATCGGAATAGGCGCTATTGCCATCGTGCTATCACTTGCTGCAATAATCTACCCTGTTCTCACGGTCGTGGCAACCTTGACAGTAGCAGCAATAATCCTGCTTTTGTTTGGTATTGAAAATATAGTTGCGGGGATATTCGTATACAAACAAGCCCGGGCCGCTCACATTGGTCTTGGAATACTGGTCATAATACTTGCAGTTCTCGTCATGGCGTTTCCTCTAGGCGCCGCCATGTTTGTAGCGATACTGGCAGGCGTTGCCTTGATGTTTAGCGGTTTTGCAAGCATAGTGGCAGGTCTTATGGGAGTAAGCGAAAGAGCTACTGACACTACTCCGAGCAGAGGTGCCAGGATATTCAGCGTCATTGCAGGAGCGCTAGCCGTTGCATTGTCTGTTATGATACTTGCATTTCCAGCATTTGGAATAGAACTTGTGGCTATTGTGATCGGGATAGGGCTCTTGGTTTATGGCATCAGGCTGGTCGTCACGGGAATCAGCGGCAGGGGGCAGGCCTGA
- a CDS encoding VOC family protein, whose amino-acid sequence MSTKIFVNLPVKDLKKTMEFFGNLGFGFNPMFTDENAACMVISEDIYAMLLTEKFFKSFIPGREICDSSKSTESLVALSLESRAKVDEMIKKAVAAGGSEYREAQDYGWMYGRAFQDINGHIWKPFYADMDSAPEEMKKGSKATAGNLKKKKRVFQTFKYPDHPALAAASSFQLAMVLCDEEEDDAGAQACPLPLIPVTTSLMP is encoded by the coding sequence ATGAGTACCAAGATATTCGTCAACCTGCCAGTCAAAGACCTCAAAAAGACGATGGAGTTTTTTGGCAATCTGGGATTCGGGTTCAACCCAATGTTTACCGACGAGAACGCCGCCTGCATGGTGATCAGCGAGGACATTTACGCCATGCTGTTGACTGAAAAGTTCTTCAAGAGCTTCATACCGGGCAGAGAGATCTGCGACTCTAGCAAAAGCACCGAGTCGTTAGTTGCGCTGTCCCTTGAAAGTCGTGCAAAAGTTGACGAGATGATCAAGAAAGCCGTGGCAGCCGGAGGCTCTGAATACAGAGAAGCGCAAGACTATGGCTGGATGTACGGTCGCGCCTTCCAGGACATAAACGGACACATTTGGAAGCCTTTTTACGCGGACATGGACTCCGCGCCAGAAGAAATGAAAAAAGGAAGTAAAGCCACGGCGGGCAACTTGAAAAAGAAGAAGAGAGTCTTCCAGACTTTCAAGTATCCAGATCACCCTGCCTTGGCGGCTGCTTCTTCATTTCAGCTTGCCATGGTGTTATGCGACGAGGAGGAAGATGATGCGGGCGCTCAGGCCTGCCCCCTGCCGCTGATTCCCGTGACGACCAGCCTGATGCCATAA
- a CDS encoding ABC transporter permease produces MMIEEAQAHIAKVYAIWLREFKVFLREKSRLVASTFTPILWLFVIGSGIGSATTVSAAPGLDYQQFIFPGIVSMSIIFTSVFYGSYIIWDRKFDFLKSVMVAPVSRGAVFVGKTLGGMTNSLVQALILLAIGAAIGIPLTPLSVVQAVAVILLMSFGLTSLGLALGSYMYSLEGFQMIVSFVVFPLFFLSGALFPLDNLPAWLSVLTAIDPATYGVSAMRGTMLGIGAESAAFNFAILTAYTSALGLFGIYSFKRMKAV; encoded by the coding sequence ATGATGATTGAAGAGGCGCAGGCCCACATTGCAAAGGTGTACGCGATATGGCTGCGCGAGTTCAAGGTGTTCCTGCGCGAAAAAAGCAGGCTCGTCGCGTCAACGTTCACGCCTATTTTGTGGCTCTTTGTAATCGGCTCCGGGATCGGCTCGGCGACTACGGTCAGCGCCGCGCCGGGCCTTGACTACCAGCAGTTCATCTTTCCGGGGATCGTCAGCATGTCCATAATATTCACGTCGGTGTTTTATGGCTCGTACATCATCTGGGATCGCAAGTTCGACTTTTTAAAGAGCGTGATGGTGGCGCCGGTGAGCAGGGGCGCGGTGTTTGTGGGCAAGACGCTTGGCGGCATGACAAACTCGCTTGTGCAGGCGCTCATACTGCTTGCAATCGGCGCCGCAATCGGGATACCGCTGACCCCGCTTTCGGTGGTGCAGGCAGTAGCAGTAATACTGCTGATGTCGTTTGGCCTCACCTCGCTTGGGCTTGCGCTTGGAAGCTACATGTACAGCCTGGAGGGGTTCCAGATGATAGTGAGTTTCGTGGTGTTTCCGCTGTTCTTTCTGTCCGGCGCGCTCTTTCCACTTGACAACCTGCCGGCATGGCTGTCGGTGCTCACCGCCATCGACCCGGCGACGTACGGCGTGAGCGCAATGCGCGGGACTATGCTTGGCATAGGCGCGGAAAGCGCGGCATTTAACTTTGCGATATTGACTGCGTACACCAGCGCGCTCGGGCTCTTTGGCATCTATTCTTTTAAGCGCATGAAAGCGGTGTAG
- a CDS encoding ATP-binding cassette domain-containing protein, with protein sequence MMIRIKSLAKRYGNLVAVDDLTLDIEENEIFGLLGSNGAGKTTTIHMLATLLKPTSGTATVNGYDIVRQPAKVRESIGIVFQAPSSDDMLTGYENLYVHSLLYSVPRDIRKKRIDEVLELVGLLDRKNDRVKTYSGGMRRRLEIARGLLHKPRVMFLDEPTLGLDPASRETMWKYVRRLVEEEKVTIILTTHYMEEADMLCDRIGVIDKGRIVALDTPARLKAALGGDIIKIKTKSKDADLIAGRLDFVQKAEFVDGLLVLSVRDAKRSLPILLQNIEAEQAEFSSPTLNDVFIHLTGRNIKEQAEGGFMERYAQYDD encoded by the coding sequence ATGATGATAAGGATAAAGAGCCTCGCCAAGCGCTACGGCAACCTTGTGGCTGTGGACGACCTGACGCTTGACATCGAGGAGAACGAGATATTCGGGCTCCTTGGCTCAAACGGCGCAGGCAAGACGACTACCATCCACATGCTTGCCACGCTTTTGAAACCGACGTCAGGCACCGCCACCGTCAACGGCTATGACATCGTAAGGCAGCCGGCCAAGGTGCGCGAGAGCATCGGCATCGTGTTCCAGGCGCCAAGCAGCGACGACATGCTGACAGGCTATGAGAATTTGTACGTTCATTCACTGCTGTACAGCGTTCCCCGCGACATCAGGAAAAAGAGGATAGACGAGGTGCTGGAGCTCGTGGGCCTGCTGGACAGGAAGAACGACAGGGTAAAGACGTACTCCGGGGGCATGAGGCGCAGGCTGGAAATAGCAAGAGGGCTTCTCCACAAGCCCCGCGTGATGTTCCTTGACGAGCCCACGCTCGGGCTTGACCCGGCAAGCAGGGAGACGATGTGGAAGTACGTGCGCAGGCTGGTCGAGGAGGAGAAAGTAACCATCATCCTTACCACGCACTACATGGAGGAGGCAGACATGCTGTGCGACAGAATCGGCGTGATTGACAAGGGCAGGATAGTCGCGCTTGACACGCCGGCAAGATTAAAGGCGGCCCTTGGAGGCGACATCATCAAGATCAAGACAAAGTCAAAGGACGCAGACCTGATCGCAGGCAGGCTTGACTTTGTACAAAAAGCAGAGTTTGTCGACGGCCTGCTGGTACTGTCGGTCAGGGACGCCAAGCGCAGCCTTCCGATATTGCTGCAGAACATCGAGGCCGAGCAGGCCGAGTTTTCAAGCCCCACCCTGAACGACGTGTTCATACACCTGACTGGAAGGAACATCAAGGAGCAGGCAGAAGGCGGGTTCATGGAGAGGTACGCCCAGTATGATGATTGA
- a CDS encoding DUF5679 domain-containing protein → MEAYCVKCKAKREMKDPKKITMKNGKPATQGTCPKCGTKMFKIGG, encoded by the coding sequence ATGGAAGCATACTGCGTGAAGTGCAAAGCCAAGCGCGAAATGAAGGACCCAAAAAAGATTACCATGAAGAACGGCAAGCCGGCCACCCAGGGCACCTGCCCCAAATGCGGCACCAAGATGTTCAAGATAGGCGGTTAA